The window ttattgtatttttcacctatgatgagttctgtgacacttgaaaattatccgaattacgcatactacgttcgcaaaatattttttaaaaataagttatatttagaaccaaaattaatattataaatgtaaaactgtactttttaaaaatatatagcaatatcagtgtccattaaagagactccatcgaatacgatagaaaaatatttattttgttaaatgacgcaatgtgtaAAACGGAACAGAGCCCAGAGACCAGACTTTACACGTGCCACGCGAATGAACCCGTGGGgggaaaactgaaaaaaaattttaaaatataatacttctccaaaaataggcactaataactcttagaaaaatcgatagttcactcgataaatggtacatctctaaaactgtcaaactcgaaacgtcacagaactcatcatatgcgaaaaatattatagtcagtcagtcactcagttctttttttgtatttttaaacgtataataattcaaaatagaaaaataaaccttacttgAATTTGAATGAAGAGGACGTTATCTAAtgactaaaattatttagtactagcttatgcccgcgacttcatcggcgcggacctaggttatcgcgcggtggcgccctctaccggaataaaaagtatcctatgttgatccttggcgcttaagctatctctataccaaattgcatcaaaattggttcagcggtttcgacgtgaaagcgtgacagacagacagacagacagagttactttcgcatttataatattagtagggatttactcataaaatagaaaacattaaaaatatttgcgttttgcatttaaatttattttattaaccatTTTGTACATCTCGGTTTGTACGGCATATCATATTTATCCCTCTACAGATACAAGGTAGACACAGTTAATAAACGCAAGGTTTGGGATGTATTGCATTACTTAACACTAGACCTATAAAAGCAATCGTTAAATACGAGCACTAGCTtctccttctcttcttctcttctcttcttctctCTTAACCTCCATatcaaaaaactggttttctagTGCTACGTGGCTAGGTTAGAAAATTAGACAAAGTAGGTAACTAGTAAGTACAAAGGCGGGAGAAGGTTGTCCGACTTCAATATGATGGAAGAAATAGGAATATTTCTATGATCTGAGTTCTACATTGCCGTTGATGACTCATGACTTCCCATCCTCAGCCGCGGCTACGCAGTGTAACGAAACCCAAACGTTAATCTCGCACACAGTAAATAAGCTTTGAGGGCAGTAAACTACTGCGCGGCTTCTTAAAATAGAAAATGCATCGACTTTTCTGTCTTGGCCACGATTCCCGAAACTACTCTTTAGtttaatgtttcttttttaagtaaaattaaaatacggGAAGTGTCATTCACGCTTAaatttgtttgcttgtttgttcaATATTTGGCTTGTTTctcttttttaaggttccgtacgtCAAAAGGAAAAAGGAACCTTTATCTTTATAGGATCATTTTGTCCGTCTGTTTATCAGgactctttttctttttttatcaaattgaaATTACCTAATATGAGAGGGCTACGGTCTCTTgcaaccacaaaaaaaaactatggtaCATTTGAAAGTGTATTAAAGAAAATCCTTAGTAATCAAAACCTAGAGTGGCTACATTAATTCAAGTATACATCGAATTATAAAAGGTATAGgtaggatgacaatgcaagtacagtaaacaaaaaatactctTCTCTTCCTCAAAGaagttcgtttttagggttccgaagccaaaatggcaaaaacgaaacccttataatttcgccgtgtctgtatgtctgtctgtccgtccgcggctttgctcagggactatcaattctagaaagctgtaattttgcacggatatatatgtatgtatacaaactacgccgacaaaatgggacaataaaaattcaaaaaacatttttttattgtacctgcCATaacataaagttatttttttttctcatccaaccctatagtgtggggtatcattggaaaggtcttttaaaaccaccattaggagtttgctaaaacgatttttcgattcgaaattttcattcaactttaaagtgcaaattttcattaaaatcgagcggtcCGCCCCCCCcactttaaaatctaaaccagttattatatcaaacttacaaggaaaactataacggttaagttttcttgcgaattattagttgtttaaaagtaaatagcagcctaaggtatataatatacctaaacttggaatattccgtacaaaatacgaaatccttagaaaaatatcactcaattttttcgtattggctacggaaccctattttgggcgtgtccgatacgctcttggccggtttttttaaatcacatttaACTAACATTTCTGCGTTTtccctcaaaaaaaaataacttatgtaCTAACTGTGACAAGTTGTGATCCCATTCCACGCCAGCCGTAATCCATTGGACACGTCTTATCGTGCCGCTTTCGGAATGTTTAATAACATTCGTTCGATGGAAACAATCTAAAACTGGCACAGTTATTGTTGCAGCGGGCTCGCTCTAATTGTTTGTTATATCTTTAATATTGTGCCATTAGCTGTGGGCAACGTAAGCATTGATTTTAAACAGTAGTTATCAgctttattaaccgacttcaaatgaGAATTTCGgacaaaatacaaattaagtATGTATGCCATTGTTAGGTTAATAGAACAGTGAAAACTAAGTTTCAtcatctttttacaagcttccttaaattaatttgaataactattatttttaagtgaaaactatcctaaaaataacttaactatagTTCTAGCTAACCAAATGACTTATGGAATGCATTAGATTGATAGGGCATCACAAAAATATAATGCACAAATTAAGAGCGCGCAAACATTTTGTCCCAACTCGTCACTGGCGCGATCTCCGTCCCGCGGCCCGTGTTTCGCCCGCACACTACCACGGTTTGCTCCgtcgtagtaaaattaagaaaaatatttttatttcttaacataataatttattttattacttacaagctttttacttatcttgccctgttagtatgttagttattagtaggtatagataaaattttggaagctaaacttgactaaatatgcgttttcagattaagttaaaattttacatacgtgtgtaaatcaaatgacaatgcagtatattattatgatttatgaagcctgatctgatgatggagctggaaggtggccGTAGGAACTCTCTTCAAGTCTAAAAACACTAAGGGGCATTCATAAACTCCGTGAGCGCTTGGGTGGGGGGTTGGTATTAGTAGTGTTTCGGCAAATATCACGAGGTAGGCCTCACACATCATTTTAGATCATAACAACAAACATTTCTTATTGCTGTCCTAAAGCGTCACGAAACAACTAATTCAATCTTGTCGACACTCGAGTTCAATTCGTCATGGCGACTCAATTTAACAAACTACAATTGGTTCCAGGAGCGAAGGCGGTGGATGCTCTCCTGACGTCAAAATGGGCGACCGGCAAGAACCCCATCTTCACCACGAGGCTCGAAGTCACAGACTATCTGCACCTTATGCTCGTGCACAAACTCTTCCACCGGGCTAAAAAGGTatgttcaatgagggctatcgcgtatgaattcgccgctagaggcgctagtgtagcgtgaggtgtccgaaatgtcaaatctcatagtttttgggtgagctgcgcgggtttatttataattagaataattctgtgaatattttgcattacctagaattaattatggcaattatgcgttatggggcaatgaatgtctgtgttttgagacagttttgtctttcggaaactttcgtccttcctttttttccgaacaaaacgggactacgcatcactgtggttgctcgatatttttatggtatggtcttaaggtgtattaaatatgattttaatctaaactttgttttcacgtccgtaataacagactttgaaagccacacttaaaaacctcacgcaacagtgtcgccatctagaaagacaaaaaacgatagccctcattaccctGGTTTTTCCCACTAAGTAGTAAATAATGCGAACAGTTGTGTGTGCGTGCATACGCGTGTGAGTTACTCCTGTTTgctaaaacggttggacggattcGGTTCAAATTTGGTAGATACTCGTATGTAGATAAGTTAACTTATACGCTGGACTTGTGGACATGTGTAAATAATAAcgcataggttactttttaccccgatattcccactggATTCGGATAAAGTCCTTTTTCAACTGCTGAGAATCTACAGTCTCATATCTCAATCCATATACATacttccatacttaatattataaatgcgaaagtgtgtgtgtttgtatgttaaagtatgtttgtgtgtatatttgtccgtcttgatttttgacatagagatagtttatgggccagagattGACATAGGCGACATTATATCCCGGAaaagcacagttcccgagggaactgcgcgcgataaccgaattccacgtgggcaaagccgcgggaaaaagctagtatgaAATATAGCgcgtcttctttttttttttaaagaatccATGTCTGCCCACTATTTAGTAActttacctacctatgtttacGAGAAAGTTCTACATTCCAGGTGCCAGTTAGTGAACAGGAGTTAAAAGGCAAATCCAAAAAGAAGGATGCTGACAAAACGAGCAAGAGCGGGGACGAAAAGGACGGAGAGAAGACCCAGAGCGCTGGGGAGGGCAAGGTAGGCAAGAAAtttaagaattataaaaaaaaagtaaaatcatGGTAAAGTGGAtttcgtgtttgaacttttgtataaaattatcaGAAGGCACAGCGACAAGGTACTATAGTGTAAAGAATCTTTGACCTCGATAgtacgaaaataaaatactcGAATCGATTTcaaagtatttctttttttattgcctGTTGCGCAATACTTATAAGTGTCAGGCAATGAGGGTAGTTATTTGCAATATCAttccgaataaaatatataaaaattgggTTTTATACTTTAAAGAGGTAAAATTTTATACACCTTTAATAAGAGTTATTATCAACCAAAGCCACCAATAACTGAACTTCATAGTTTGGGCTCTCGCACAAAAccgcgatgcgatgcgatgcggcGTCATTAGGGACGTTCTTACCTATGTTAGGAACACATAAAAAAAGTCAGCCTATATaaaataacgaaggtctggctgtcgAAGGCTCTTGGTCCATAAACTTCCATAAACTTAAGcaatgtattgtagcttccactatttttgactcttaaactcactctttgtcggtccctaactgattgctccttTTTGTtaactcaaaggttgactggtagagattccTTAAAGGgacaagttcgcctttgtacaagtatctcagtTTCTTTGTTtggtttcttttcttttgtacaatgaaTAGTTTAGATACatatttccatgggaatttCATATTCCATAAGTATTTAATTGTTCACGGAAGCAAAGCTGGGTGTAAAAACTAGTAACTATTTTTCAGGACACAAAAGATGGCAAAGACAACAAAGAGAAGGAAAAGAAGAAACGCAAGATACGTTTAGAGATGCACATGGAGCAAGTGTTCCTGGATACGCCGGATGCTTACGTGTGGATCTACGATCCTATGCCGTGGTACTACTGGGTCTGCGGGGCGCTGGTTGTGTTCGGGACCATAGGCGTCTGCATGTTCCCGCTGTGGCCGGCTACTGTCAGGTTTGAggacttacagccttattcataaaaagttagagcctccttgaaggctccttgaaggcccgatgctaaaaaacatgattcataaacgtctgttagcgctaatcagtcgatcaaggctctgctaaagttaagcggaccgtagaccctctttatctccctgctaagtcacaaatggccgccacaagtttgaacagctgactttgacaagagcaaaaaaccataccgaagatattttagtgaagggtgagttacgcaaagattaaaaaaaaaaccaggaaaaaatattttttcaggaatttgtatttaaaaatcctctaaattagcagcaataaattaacaataagtatgaaaaaataggatgattaacacaattatggcttttttgcacaacataaacatgcggatcggaaatggcggaaaacaaacttctcgcttttattttttttttcctgctaatttgctgtcacgctgtcaactttttttttttaattatcgattaggccattttttgtctttgatttgtcaaggtggccaacataacgagtcaatcagtctatcagcggctcaacaactagcagactgctagaaagcgtttatgaatcatacttcttgacaaccgtctacaagcttaatcagtctgctaagtaacagaccgatcaaaacctcaattaaggattttttatgaataaggctgttatacTTTTGtctcattacaagcttttatttagtttcacctgtcccattgtctgtctgtaatcaaatcttgtaagttaaattcgacaAACTTACAGTGGTGGGATTGACTTTAAATatggtataattatgtaaattgcgtgacaatacaataatctggtagtgacatcctggtagtccggccaggaacgtctccacaggacggaactcttcaagggttaatggcatcgacttgaaacttggtatgcaaAAGTAGTAATAATGTGCgagaatgtatttttcattaaacattagaaaagcttcatttacacaccctcgcacagcacatctctggtggaaacagctgagcggagcgaggcgaggtaaatgaagcgtttacATTGgtgaatgaaaaacatattcctcgcaacacatcctcgcacatctctggtggaaacgctgctttatgcacgctttgttgtgtcactTTCATCCTGTGtcagtcaaatgtcaaaatgaaaaagGTACGGCTGTTACGATGGGTACTGAAGtacatgacaacgtcagttctctttatatttaggcgccatgacagatcataaccaaagagtattagtaacCTAtagaaattatatttattactaacaaaataacttgATATTTACATCGGTAATAACGATAGAGctgtatttccaaaaaaatcatatgatattatggcatttaagatacagaaaaaactgtttacggttttatGCTAGTGCTGcaagaaaattgcagtaatattccctatgtAGAGAACccaataaaaatatgaactttccGATACATTATCAACTAAGGTGACCCgaggctattgtagctggggggatgtTGTATCTGAgcctgatggcgtccttacgacgccatgttagccatgttcatgtgtgttgtgtgaagacagtcttctggcgaataCAACGtgaaatggccgagaagaacatggcgtcgtaaggacgccatcagacggctcagataaaATATccccccccagctacaatagccccgggtcaccttacatCTGTAACGCTTACGCTGGCCtctataaaaattgtttgtaattttgataACCTTCGTTTCCAGAAAGGGCGTGTACTACCTATCTATAGCAGCTGCTGCATTCCTGGTGCTGATCATAGCACTAGCAGTTCTCCGCGTGGTGGTGTTCTGTCTGGTGTGGCTGCTAACTCTGTCCCGGCATCACCTGTGGCTGCTGCCGAATCTGACTGAGGATGTTGGATTCTTCGCATCCTTCTGGCCACTCTACAAGGTATGACGAGTATGCAACCGACGACCGGACcttgaccggatggccaagtggttagagaacctgactacgaagcttggggtcccgggttcgattcccggccggggcaaatatttgtatgaataatacgaaggttgttctcgggtcttggatgtttaatatggctaccgtacaacggccaaccgatagtgtctttttcaacctcgacattggcggaatcatcgatagtatcgatggagctatattttttctaaaaattgaattgaattggatgtttaatatgtatttaagtttgtatttaatgtaagtatgtttataagttacttagtatccatagtacaagctttgcttagtttggggctaggtcaattggtgtcaagtgtcccatgatatttatttatttattttatagctaTTGACAACCTCACATTTAATAGCTCCAGGGAGTTGAGAACATGCAGTCCTAACCGGAAGCACAAAATTGTATGTTAACCATAATTATCTATACGCACTGCAATGCGACTGCCGCCCACCCAGATGGGCCcccagggggctactacgaaattcgaaaatcgaactaaaagaatttctttgctcacccgcgaacttatgaTAGCTTAGTTTATGCAAGTAATGCGTGTTcacgcagttcctccacctccacactgtaagaacacacacaaattacacaaacccctTCACTACTACCATGCTacacgcgtttcgaactcaaccagagctcatctatAGAGCAACAAAACCGTACACTATGATACCAGATGAcatct of the Choristoneura fumiferana chromosome 17, NRCan_CFum_1, whole genome shotgun sequence genome contains:
- the Trp1 gene encoding translocation protein 1 isoform X2, yielding MVKEYFDDEFGEPPESEKPTKEEYAVAKWLKANVPTKKTKFLNHHVEYFTGAKAVDALLTSKWATGKNPIFTTRLEVTDYLHLMLVHKLFHRAKKVPVSEQELKGKSKKKDADKTSKSGDEKDGEKTQSAGEGKDTKDGKDNKEKEKKKRKIRLEMHMEQVFLDTPDAYVWIYDPMPWYYWVCGALVVFGTIGVCMFPLWPATVRKGVYYLSIAAAAFLVLIIALAVLRVVVFCLVWLLTLSRHHLWLLPNLTEDVGFFASFWPLYKYEYRGPGSESDKSSKKKKRKKDKLSDDEEEKAPLLAAAEPEAPAEQPDTADSKEESPTPTAEKHSESESENSQRSSTDRDFEIVEPGDLEDKDEN
- the Trp1 gene encoding translocation protein 1 isoform X1, translated to MADKRKSKKRKEEFGEPPESEKPTKEEYAVAKWLKANVPTKKTKFLNHHVEYFTGAKAVDALLTSKWATGKNPIFTTRLEVTDYLHLMLVHKLFHRAKKVPVSEQELKGKSKKKDADKTSKSGDEKDGEKTQSAGEGKDTKDGKDNKEKEKKKRKIRLEMHMEQVFLDTPDAYVWIYDPMPWYYWVCGALVVFGTIGVCMFPLWPATVRKGVYYLSIAAAAFLVLIIALAVLRVVVFCLVWLLTLSRHHLWLLPNLTEDVGFFASFWPLYKYEYRGPGSESDKSSKKKKRKKDKLSDDEEEKAPLLAAAEPEAPAEQPDTADSKEESPTPTAEKHSESESENSQRSSTDRDFEIVEPGDLEDKDEN